The Mangrovibacterium diazotrophicum genome has a segment encoding these proteins:
- a CDS encoding ankyrin repeat domain-containing protein: MARAGRPLKVDSELSNIDSYIAQNDKKVLQMLINKYGINAFDEYRRTILINSVAKGNFEIAKFAIDNGADIDFQDKSGYSSLHFCALNKNSDLTDLLIVKGANVNIRDEHGNSPIWTAIFNAKGDFSIVHKLYKAGADIETKNKHGKSPRDFGETVYQEKFDELLKG, encoded by the coding sequence ATGGCAAGAGCAGGTAGACCATTAAAAGTAGATTCAGAATTGAGTAATATTGATAGTTATATTGCTCAGAATGATAAAAAAGTGCTTCAGATGTTGATTAATAAATATGGAATCAATGCTTTTGACGAATACAGACGAACAATTCTGATAAATTCTGTTGCCAAAGGGAATTTTGAGATTGCGAAGTTTGCTATAGATAATGGAGCTGATATTGATTTTCAAGACAAATCAGGTTATTCATCTCTTCATTTTTGCGCCTTAAATAAAAATTCAGATTTAACTGATTTATTGATTGTAAAAGGAGCGAATGTAAATATTCGAGATGAACATGGTAATTCACCGATTTGGACTGCGATTTTCAATGCAAAAGGTGATTTTAGTATAGTTCATAAGCTTTATAAAGCAGGCGCTGACATTGAGACAAAAAATAAGCATGGAAAGTCTCCACGTGATTTTGGAGAAACTGTTTATCAGGAGAAATTTGATGAATTATTAAAAGGATAA